Genomic DNA from Leptospira hartskeerlii:
CGGAATAGACGCGAAAAGAGCCATGTTAGAAGGTTATTTGGCTGCTTCTAAGATCGGAACGGAACAAAACTAAAAAAAGTAAAACCAATCTAATGGATTTCATACCCGTTTCTTCGGAGGCAGGTATGAAATCAAAATTAAACATCTGTATACAACAGAATCTTATACTATTAGTAAAAATTTATTTTCAATTACGAAAATCGGATGTTATACTTTTAAACTTACTGGAGGGTCACGGATTGGACGTGCAAAGAATGTTCCGTCCAACAGATTATTTGAGAAAGGTTTCCTAAAACATTCTCTAAACTAAAGCCTGTTTTGTGGCTTATAAATGACAAAACTATTCTTTCCCGTTGACTTTTTGCGGGTATGTTTCTTAATGGAAACCACATTTTCCTCTGGTTTCTAGAGGAGTTATCCAAGATGAAAGTATACTCAGCCGACAGAGTTCCAAATTCAGCAGATTATAATTTATATGTAACCGAAGGGAGCGCAAAAACCAGGCTCAGTTTATTCGAGCCGAATCTCCCTGGATATTTGGAATTAGCTGAAAATGATAAAATTCTAAAGTCTTTGGCATATACAGTTCTTCTAAACTATACCCAAGACAGAGAATTCGCTCTTAGGAATACGAATCGGTTCCTGAATTTTCTAAACGATATAGTGCATAGGGATTCTTGGTTCTTTCTGGCAAATCGAGTTGAACAGTTCATTAAGGATGTAGAGAATTTCGGGGTCGAAATTTCCTACGACTTTTGACTTAGTCTCAAAAATCTGATTGTCCTAGGATCTTCCAAGAATATACTAACTTAAATCACGTGCCGGAACTTCCCTCCCTTACCCGTCAAGGGGCCTTACCCGGTTGGAGCAATAAATGAACCCAAGAGTAGTGACTTTTCACTATAAATTAACAGATAAAGAAGGAAACGAAATCGATTCTTCTCAAGGAAGTCATCCTCTTTCTTATCTGGAAGGAACCGGACAGATCATTGCCGGTCTTGAAGACGAAATCAAAAGTATGTTAGCTGGAGACAAAAAAGTAATCTCTGTTTCCGCTGATTTGGCTTATGGCCAAAAAAATCCGGAGTTAGTTTTCGATGTGCCTAAAAGCCAATTCCCGGAAGGGGAAGAATTGAGCGTTGGAATGATGTTCCAAACAGACGAGCCGGATACCGTTTACACGATTACTGATATCAAGGGAGAATCTGTGATCGTAGACGGAAACCATCCTTTAGCTGGGGTGGATCTGATTTTTGATGTCCAGATCGTAAATATCAGGACAGCGACTGACGAGGAAGTGAGTCATGGACATGTTCACGGTGAGGGGGGACATCACCACCACTAATCTCACTAATGGCGTCCTTAGAGTCACTTAACGAAAAACAAAAGGAAGCTATCGAGACCCTAAACGGCCCGGTTTTAGTGATCGCCGGTGCCGGAACGGGAAAAACAAAAACAATCGTTCACAGACTTTCCAAATTAGTCGAATCGGGCATCCCTGCCGAAAATATCCTACTTCTTACATTCACCCGAAAAGCTTCTAGAGAAATGCTCTCCAGAGCCGTATCTCTCCTGGACAAACGTTGCGCTCGAGTTCATGGAGGAACATTTCACTCTTTCGGAAGCCATATACTCAGAAAATATGCGCCCGTTCTAGGATTTTCTTCTCAGTTTTCCGTTTTAGATGAATCAGACACTTCAGATATATTCCAACTATTAAGAACAGAGGGAGAATATGCAAAACAGAAGTCCAGATTCCCTTCTAACGACACATTGATCTCTCTCCATTCTTCCGTCATCAATCGTGGAAAATCCTTAGAGGAATTATTAGAAGCAGAATATCCTAAGTTTTTGGATCAAGAATCCGCTATTCGCCAAATTTTCCAAGAATACGCTGACTACAAAAAGCAAAGATCTCTTTTGGATTATGATGATCTCTTAGTATTTACAAGAGATCTTCTGAATAAAAATGAAACTGTCCGAAAAAAGGTCTCCGAACAATACAAATACATTATGGTGGACGAGTTTCAGGATACGAATCAGATCCAGGCTCATATTACCTGTTTACTTGCATTAGACCATGAAAATATTTTGGTAGTCGGAGACGATGCGCAAAGTGTGTATTCATTTCGCGGAGCGGATGTAAATGGAATATTCAATTTTCCGAAACTGTTTCCAAAAACTAAAACGATCTATCTAGAAAGAAATTACAGAAGCACTCCATCTATCTTAAATCTGGCCAATGTGGTCCTTTCCAATTTCAGAGAAAAATACGAAAAATATCTATACACTAAAAATGAAGACTTTCAAAAGCCTGCGCTGATTGGATATGCAGACGAATTAGAAGAAGCGGAAGGAATTGCAGATCTGATCTTAGAAAGAAGAGAAGACGGAGTTCCCTTAAAGGATATAGCAGTCCTATTTAGGTCCGGATGGAATTCGAACCAGCTAGAATTAGTTCTTTCTCAGAGAAATATCCCATTCTTAAAATTTGGTGGAAAAAAATTTGTAGAAAGCGCTCATGCAAAGGATTATCTTTCTCTTCTAAAAATTAGGGAGAATAAAACGGATTCAGTTTCTTGGCTGAGAGTCTTGTTACTTCTTCCCGGAATTGGTGCTGCAAAAGCAAGGTCGATTCTGACTGATTTGGAAAGATCCGGCGGAAATCTGGAAAGGGTCATTTCAGAATCAAAAGGAACCACAGCTTCTCATTTAAAAGAATTAAATCAATTAATCAGCGATTCCGAAAAAGATCTAAAAAGACTTTTAGGAAACTTTATAGACTATTATTCTCCCCTACTCGAAAAGAAATACGATGATTTCAAAAGAAGATTAGAAGATCTGAATGCGTTTTTGACCCTTTCGCAAAAATACGAAAGCTTACACGAATTTTTAGTGGATATGAGTTTAGAAGGGCCTAACCGCAGCTTAGACAAAATTTCCCCCGAGGAAGAAGACGAAAGATTAATTTTATCCACAGTACATTCTTCTAAAGGCTTGGAATTTGATACCGTAGTACTATTAAATGTTTCAGAAGGATCTTTTCCTTCCGGGAGAGGAGAGAAAAACTTAGAGGAAGAAAGGAGACTATTTTATGTGGGAATCACAAGAGCTAAAAAGAAATTGCTGCTCACCTACCCTCAAATCTCTCAACAGAAAAATTCGCAATACTTCAATCGAGTTTCTAGGTTTATAGAAGAGATCAGAGAACCTGAAAAAGTATTAGATAAAATTTTTATCAATAAAAAAGAAGAAACATCTAATCCTTCTTCTTCTCCAAGTTCTCAAAACCAAAATGATTCAGATGCCAGAAAAAGAATTAGAGAGTTTTTCGGTTCCTGATCTTGCTTCGGACAGGAACTGGGAAGAACTTCTGGTTTCTATTTGGAATTCTTTGAAAGTCAAATCCAGGCGTTTCAAAGAAAGCCAAATCCGTTCGGTAGAACTTAAATTTTATCCGTATAGAAACGGAAATCATTCTGTTTCATTCCATAACGGTTTACTAACCGCCAAATTTCACTCCTCTTTGATGGAAGCCAGAGAGGAAATAATCTTATCCTTTGTCCGATTACTCATTTCTAAATTGTTGGGACTCAAACCAAAACAGATTTGGAAAGAAGAAGTTGCCGAATTCCTGAATTCTCTCCCTGAATCCGGATCGGCCAATTTCAAAAAATTGAAGGAAAACGGAGTTGTCTACGATTTGAGGGTAATTTTGGAAAAAATTTCTTCTTACTATTTTCCTAAAATGGATACAAAACTACTTTCCATCGGATGGGCGGATCGACTCGGAAAAAGAAGATTGGGTAGTTACGAAAAACGGAATATGAATATACGTATCAGTCCGATCCTGGACCATAAAGAGGTTCCGCTTTACGTTCTGGAACATGTGGTACATCACGAAATTCTACATCATATTCTTCCTAGCCGGATCAAAAATGGCCAAAATTCAATTCATAGCCCTGAATTTAAACGTAAGGAAAAAGAATACGTTAGATACAGAGAGGCCATAAATTGGTTGAAAATGGAATATCCAAAGTTTCTAATGGGACACCAAAAAGAAATCGGCCATAGGCTTAGATCAGAATTTTACGGATAAACTTTATGCATCCGAACCATTTCGAAACAGTATATATTCGCAAAAATGTAATTGAAGAAGAACTTTCCAAACTACTAAAAGAGTTTTCCGGACTGAATTACAAGACACTATCCGATTATGATAAAGGTGTGTACGACGGATATACCCAAGCAGTCACGGAAATATTAAAGAGAGTGCAGAACAAAAGATAATACAGATCCGCATTCTCAAAATCCCCGGATAAACGATCCGGATTTTACCTTTTCAGTTCGTTCCAAAAACCAAGTCGTTTATTGCTTTTTGTCACTTCTCATAAATAATGATTTCCTTTTCTATAATTCGTTTTAGATATCTGATATGACCTTCATAAAAGGAATATTATTCTCCGTTGTTTTTCTTTTCTGTACGAGCACAATGTTGCATTCTTCTCCGTATGTTTATAATGATTTTTCAGGATGGGCTGAGGTTAACCCTTTAACTCCGGATTTTTCGAGATATTCTCCTAAATTTTATAGCCAAGAAACTTCTCCGATAAATACGGTTGAACAAAAGGATTTGCATAAAGAAAAGGAACGAGTAGAGCTACGTCGTTCCCTTTTAGACTGGCACCAAGGTTTAGGTCTTTTCACCTGGGGTTTTTGGCTCGCTACGAATATAGTTGGAGAGCAGGCTCTCTCTAATCTGAAAAGAGAATACGAACCTTACGCTAATTATTTACTGATCTCCGATCCTCAAAAGAATTTACTTTTATACACTGCAATTATGAAATCTTCTCCTTGGGATTCAGAATCTTCGGGAAGTATGCATTCCGCTTTAGCGGGAACTACTTTTACTTTATACGCGCTGACTGCGGGACTCGCATTTTTCTCTCCTTCCAAAAGTTTAGAAAGAGAACCAGGACTTAGCACAATATTCACTCATAAGGCAATGATTTGGATCCATCTGCCTGCAATGCTTGCACTTCCATTTATTGGAGAAAGGATTTCCAAAGAGGGTCCGAGCGCAGCAAATGAAATGAGAGTAGTCGGTTGGGCCGGATTCGGAGCACTCAGCGTTTCTATAGCAGTTTTTTATTTTTAAGGAGTATCACAGTGTCTTGTATTTTACGTTTTTTGATTTTGTTCTTAGTTAGCGTTTCTTCCGTTTTTTCAGAAGAATTAAAACTACAAGAATCTCAGATCAATTTTATAGCAATCCACCCTTTCAAAACAGTGAATGGAAAATGTTCCGGTACTACAGTAAGTCCTATGACTTTGACTCAAGGGCCCGGCGGTTTACAATTCCCTAAACTTGTTAAGATTGAAATCCCTATCTCGCAGATCAAATCCGGAGACGAGAACAGAGACGAACATATCATTGAATCTCTAGGATATCCTACAATTACCAATATCAGTTTTACGAGCACTTCCATTACTGCTAAGGATAATGAATGGACGATCACAGGAAATCTGACAGTAAAAGGAAAAACCAAAACGATTAAATCAGTAGCGACCATCCAAAAAGAGGGACAAGATACTGTTTTATCCGGAAAATTCCAGATCTTGATGAGTGATTTTGATGTGGAAAGACCTAGTTTATTATTTGCAACTGCAAAGGACGAGGTAAGTATAGAATATAAATTCGTTCTAAAACCTTAATTATCTTTTTCCTAAAAGTTCTCGGATCCCATCTTCTAATCCATCTACGCTCAAAAAAAACATAGGAAATACTTTTTTGAGTTCGTAGATGGTCGGCGCATCCCAATATCTTTTTGGTTCAGGATTCATCCAGATAGTATCGTCAAAATGGGATTTTATCCTTTTGAAACTGTCCAGTCCCGATTCAGGATGTTCCGGAAGTCTGGATTCCTGTCTAAATCTGGAATGATAAAATCCGTAAGCAGGATCTAAAAGTTCATAAGGAGCCATGTATGCGTCGCCAACGATAATGAGCTTTGTATCATCCTTATGTTTTTTAAAAAGATTCTTCAGAGGGATCGGATATCTTAGATCTCCTTTTGGATACACAGAATCATAAACAGAGTTATGAAAATAATAATGCCCGAATTCCTTAAAGTGATTCATTTGATGGGCCGCTGAAAAAAGTTTACTTACTCTTTCTGCATAAGGGGTCATGCTCCCGCCGGTATCCATTAAAAGTAATACTTTGATCCCATTCTTTCTGGTTCGGTCAAATATAAGCTCAGGATCTCCTGCATTCTTACAAGTCGCATCTACAGTTTTAGGAAGATGAAATTCCGGTATTCCTTCCTTTCTTAAGTTCCTGAGTTTTTTCAGTGCGATCTTAATTTGTCGAACATCCAATTGTTCGTCAGTCCGGTATTCCTTATATTTCCTTTCCATTGCTTGGAAAATAGCGGACTTTCCAGAACCTTCTCCGCCTATGCGGACTCCGCCTGGATTTACTCCAGAATGACCGAAAGGAGAACTTCCTCCAGTACCGATCCATTTATTCCCGCCATGGTGTTCTCCTTTTTGGTTTTGGAGTCTGTCTAAAAACTCTTTCCAGAGTTCTTCCGGAGGGATCATGCCTGGGGGAAGTTTATTCGGATTTTCGAATATAGTAGAGAGCCAATCCATCATTTCCTTGCGAAATGATTCTTTAAGTACACCTCTTTCTCCGAATAGTTCGGTAAATACTAGATCAAATGCGTCGTAATATTTTACGTCTTTTACAAGGCAAAGTCTCGAAACTCTATAGAACTCGTTAACTGAAAGAAATGTCTTATCTCTGGTCAAAACCTCGGTTGCTTTTAAAAAATCCAGGAGTTCCACAGTGGAAATTGGAACTCCGGACGATTTCAGCCTGTAGAAAAAAGGAAAAAACAAACTACTTATCTGAACAATTTCAGATCCTCTTCATTCTTCACAAGAGCGCCTATATAAGGAATCCTTCCGTCTTCCGGAAGTTTGGCTCCCATATGAATTAGAATTTGGATCCAATCCAGTAGTTCGCTTGTGCCTGGTTTTTTTTTCATGTCATCCATGGTGCGGATCACATAGAAGGACTCGAGTGCTCTTTTCAAAAGAGAAGATTCGATCTTAGGAAAATGAGAAGATACGATATCCGCCATGAAGGCCGGCTCAGGAAAATCAATATAATGAAAAATGCATCTTCTTAAAAATGCTGCCGGAAGTTCCTTTTCGTTATTCGAAGTGATCAGAGTTAAAGGTCTATTGACTGCTTTGATCTTACGGCCAGTTTCCTGGATCACAAATTCCATCCTGTCTAATTCTAAAAGTAGATCGTTCGGGAATTCTATATCCGCCTTATCTATTTCATCGATCAAGACTACAGAAGGTTCGCTCGCAGAGAATGCCTCGCCCAGAGCGCCCAATCGGATATAATTTTCGATATTGCGGACCTTCTCCTTATCTTCCGTAAATCTAGAATCGTTCAGCCTGGAAACTGCATCATAAAAATATAAACCTTCTTTTGCGAGTGAGGTAGATTTTACATGCCACGAGTAGAGCTTCTTTTTAGTCTTGAAGGAAAGATAATCCGCTAAGAGTGATTTTCCGGTTCCTGGTTCTCCCTTTAACAACAAGGGTCTTGCGGTAATCTCAGCTACTTGGACTGCTTCTTCTAATTCTTTGGAGAGTAAGTATGTTTCAGGCTTGTTTCTTTCTTCCGACATGATCAACCTGCAACGTGAATTTCCGAGATCAAAATATCGGGGACCTTGATCGAAGAATAACTATCAGAGTATTCGTTAGAAATCCCTTGGATCTTATGGAGTAGATCGAAATAATTCGTGTTCATTGTGATACGATCCACTGCATGTTCCGGTTTTCCATTTTTATAATAGATCCCTTGGATCCCGATTGAAATCTCGCCAGATACTGCGCTACAACCTGCCCCACCTTCCAACTTAGTAACAAAAATACAATGAGAATCGGATGCTAATAGTTCATCTTTGGTCTTCGTTCCCAAAGGAACAATCATGTTAGAGAATGATGTGCCGGCCCTTCCTGAATAAGAACGAACCCCATGTCCCGTAGGAGAAACATTATCTCTTTTAGCAGATTCTAAATTATATAGATAAGACTTAAGGACCCCGTTCTCTAAAACCTTAGTTCGTGCGGATGTAGGAATTCCTTCCGCATCCACTAAACGAGATCCAGGATAGTCCGGAGTATGAGCTTCACAATAGATACTTAATATAGGAGATGCTACTTCATTCCCAAGTTTTCCGACCAAACGAGAGGAACCTTTTTGAACTGCATCCGCAAAATAAGGAGAAGAGAACATCCCAAAAATCTGAGGACTAATACGATTTCCTAAAACGATTGTATACACACCACTAGGAAGAGGCTTCGCTCCTAAAAGTTCTGTTCCTCTATGAGCAGCTTCTTTAGCGATATACGATGGATCGAATTGGGAAATATCTCTGCCAGAACGGTAATAACTCCCCATCTTCTTGATATCACTTTCGACTACTACAAGACCTGTTCCAAGGTAAGCAACATTAGAATCTTTTTTAACGAAAACACCTTTTGAGTTTGCTATCAAACTTTGTGTGGAACTTTTTCCAACACCTACATGAGGAACATTTTCCACTCTCTTATCGGATTCCCAAGATGCATGATCCAATGCAAGTCCCTGTTCTCTCATCCAGGCAAAATCCAATTTTTCTAATGCGGGATTATAATGTTTCAGATCTATTTCTGCCAATGGTTTCGGTCCGGGGAGCTCCATGTCGAGAGGATCCGTAATCTCGGTCTGATCCATTGCATCTCTCACCATTTGGGAAAGAGCTTCTTTACTAAAACGTTCGCTGTAAGAATATCCGGGGCGGGAATTATTCAGGACTCGGATGCCTACTCCTCTGGAACGAGAAGTTTCCGTAGAGACAATTCTTCCTTTAAAAACTTCAATCCCTATATCTTCAGAGTCAGTGGCGATCAGATCGAAGGAATCGATCCCATAACGTTTCCCTTCTTCTAATACGAATCCGGCGGCTTGCTCTAAATCCATTATCTTCCCCCCACTAGGATCTCATCCACTTTAAGTGAAGGTTGTCCCACTGTAACAGGGATTGAACCGGAAGACGCTCCACAGGTTCCTGCTGCCAATTCCAAGTCTTTTCCTACCATGGAAATTTTAGGAAGAATTTCATGACCTTTCCCTATCAGAGTGGCTCCTCTTACAGGTTCTGAGATCTTTCCATTTCGGATTACGTAACCTTCTTCAACCGCAAAATTGAATTCTCCAGTGGCAGGATTTACGGATCCACCACCCATTCTTTTTGCATAGAGTCCGAAATCCACTGATGCAAACATCTCCTCTAAGGAATCTTTTCCGGCTTCTATATAAGTGTTTCTCATTCTGGAAACAGGTGCATATTGATAAGATTCTCTTCTTCCACTTCCGGTCCTGGCAGATCCCGTTTCCATGGATCCGATCCTATCAGCAAGATATGCTTTTAAAATTCCATTTTCGATCAGAAGAGTTTTTTGTGTAGGCATTCCCTCATCGTCTACCTTCAAAGAGCCATACTGCTCTTCAATCGTTCCGTCATCATAAGCCGTTAGGCAAGACTGAGCGATTGACTCTCCTAATTTCCCTACAAAGGGAGAAGATTTTTTGCGAATTGCTTCCGTTTCCAAAGGATGACCGCATGCTTCATGAAAAATGACTCCACCAAAACCGTTACCCATTACCACGGGCATTTTTTTACCTTCTATATAGCCTGCGTCCAGCATGAAGAGAGCTCTTTCTCCTGCCTTTTGTGCTATATCTTCTACAGGTAATCCTTCAAAAAATTCAAATCCTTTCAGAGCGCCTGGAGATTCACTTGCTACGAATCTTTCTCCTTTATTCTCCGCTGTTACAGAAAGGAAAAATCTACTTCTAACTCTAAGATCTTCTACCCAAAGTCCTTCCGAGTTTGCGATCAAAACATTCGTTACTATATCGGAAGCACTTACTCCTACTTGTATAATCTTAGAGGATACTTTTCTGGCAACTGAGTCTGCCTTTTGTAGGAGTTCCAACCTTCTAAATGGAGGAACTTTCCGAGGATCATGAATATTTTTAGAAAAAGAATATTTAGCTACATCTCCTGGAAGAGTGAATGCGCTTGAGCCATTTGCTACTTCTCCGCGAGAATCAGCGAGTAAGTGAATTAAAGAAAGTAGATGTTGTTGGTCGTCATTACTTGTATATGCGTATAATACGTCGGTTCCGTATACCAATCGGATCCCGATCCCATAATCGGTTGCGGCGAGAGATTGTTCTATTTTTTGGTCTCTAAGAGAGATGGAAGAATTTCTAGACTCTTCCTCATAAATTTCTACAAAGTCCGCTTTTCTTTTTTTACCCGCGTCGATCAGGGTTTCTATATTGGATTGATTCATAACCTTTTACTTTAGACAGAAATTTTTTGATAATAACGGAAGGAAAAAGGATCATTCGAATTTAGGGAATGGTATCCCGACCGGAGCCGAAGCCAAACCTTCTAATGCTAGTCGAATATACTCAGGTCCTTTGATTTCTTCGTATCTAGGAACCAAATGAAAATGCATATGAGCTACTTTTTCCGCGACTAAGACTGTATAGATTTTAGGAGGAGAATACTTCTTCTCTATCCAATCTGTTGCGAATTGGAGCGTCTCTCCTAAGTCCCTGAATTCTTTAGGGTCCCAGTCTGAATATTTTTCTCTATGAGAAATTGGTTCTATATATAGATAACCTGGGATTTTTTTATCTTCAGGTGCGTGACGGATGATAAAAGAAGAATTTTGATGAATTAAGCCTGGGATCTTTGTCCCGCGCAACACGGAACAAATGGGGCAATCAGGAGAAACGACTAAAGTCTTTTGGGCCATTACACCCAACTGCCCTGGGAAAGATAGGATTTGTATTTTTCGTACACCCTAAAAATATAATCCTTATCAGAACAAAAACGAATGATACATCTATAAAAATGGTATCTTTCCAGATCCTTTCTTTCTCCGTTCTCATCTACCTTATATTCTTTTAATAAGGACTTTAACATTCCTAAAAACAGGGATCTTTCCTTTTGGTTATACCCTTCCTGGGAATAACGCACACCTTCCAATATATTCACGAACTTTTCGGCAGATGCCTGGAATGCATCCGGAGAAGAAAGGAACGTAGCCTTTTCCTCCGCCGAGAAAGTGGATAGATAATCATGGAATAGCGTAAGTTGTATCGCCTCTACCAAAGACTGGGTTTTGGCCTTTGTTTCGGTATAAAAAGGAGTATCGATACTATATTCCACAAAGTCTTGCCAGGAAGATTTGGTGGTTTGGATTTTATGTAGTTCTAACAGGCTCATATATTTTTAAAGCTTTTCAGTTCAGGGTTTTCGATTATTGTTTGAGTAATACAGGATAAAAGCCGCCTATGTCAAAGGTTTTCCGATTCTTCTTTTTGCTTTTCTTTCTCTCCTATCCCTTAAGCCTTACTGCTTCCGAAAAGTCCTCGGATGAGTTATTAAACTCGTTTTTAGAATGGTCTGGGCATCCGATTTTAGCGGAAGAAAGGATAGTCCGTACCTTAAGTGCCGAATATATTACAGAGTTAAAAAAAGACTCCGAAGAAAGTTTAGAATTGTTTCTAAAAAACGATCTAAAACCTGACAAAAAACAAAACCAAAAACAAGGATTAGACAAGCTAAGAAAAGATCTAGAAAGCCTGGAAAGGTTCGAAGGAGTGCAAATTAAATTCTCCGGAAAGGAATGGGAGACCCTATTTTATGATAAAGGAAATTTCCCGGATTCTTATTACGAATTCGAAACTGGCCCAGTCTCGATCAGATACGTATTCCGTAATCTTTCCTATCGCCCATTGCCTAAATGGGGAGAATTAAAACTACAAGGAAGCTTTTTACTCTTCTCCGAATCGGGAGCGCTTTTATTATACAAAACCACCCCGGATTTTCCTATCAAGGACTTAGATATCAGAGAAGTCCGCACATTCTCGGAAGAAGATAAAAAGCATGGCGGGAACGTGAAAAACTTCTCAGAAAACAAAACGGAACTATTTTATTTTCCGAATCATAACCTGGCACCTTTCTATATATTACTTCTCTCTAAAATACTCTTGGTATTCTCCTCATTTATTATATTTATATTATATGCGGGAAGGTTCTGGAAATTCCTTATAGAGCAAACTAGACGTAGTCATAAGGCAGAAGTCTCCTTTTTAGCCGATAAGGAGAAAGCGGAGAATGGATTTTTGTCCGATTAGGCCTTGTTTTTCCAGGCCTATTTTACTACAATCATATTTACTATACAAATATTTGCACTTTTTTCACCCATGATCCAATTTTTTGGGTGACATAAGAGTGATTTCATCAGAAACTTTTCCCAGGGAATCCGAAGGTTTTTTAGATCCGCTCTGGAATTTGTCCGGGACTAAGAGTATCCTTCGTATTAGAAAAGATTGATTCCCATTAAAAAAGTACACGCAGTTTTATCTGAGGGGGAACCGGGTCTTGGCAAGAGAAGGAGCTAAAGAGTCCATGAAAAAGCAAAAAGAAGAAGCACAGGGTTTGGATGATTCCAAGCGCCAGGCCATAGACCAGGCAATGACCCAAATCGAAAAACAATTCGGTAAGGGATCCATTATGCGTTTGGGAGCTGCTGCTGCTGCGGTTGTTGCCCCTGTTATTCCTACAGGATCCCTA
This window encodes:
- a CDS encoding TldD/PmbA family protein; translation: MNQSNIETLIDAGKKRKADFVEIYEEESRNSSISLRDQKIEQSLAATDYGIGIRLVYGTDVLYAYTSNDDQQHLLSLIHLLADSRGEVANGSSAFTLPGDVAKYSFSKNIHDPRKVPPFRRLELLQKADSVARKVSSKIIQVGVSASDIVTNVLIANSEGLWVEDLRVRSRFFLSVTAENKGERFVASESPGALKGFEFFEGLPVEDIAQKAGERALFMLDAGYIEGKKMPVVMGNGFGGVIFHEACGHPLETEAIRKKSSPFVGKLGESIAQSCLTAYDDGTIEEQYGSLKVDDEGMPTQKTLLIENGILKAYLADRIGSMETGSARTGSGRRESYQYAPVSRMRNTYIEAGKDSLEEMFASVDFGLYAKRMGGGSVNPATGEFNFAVEEGYVIRNGKISEPVRGATLIGKGHEILPKISMVGKDLELAAGTCGASSGSIPVTVGQPSLKVDEILVGGR
- a CDS encoding HIT family protein, which codes for MAQKTLVVSPDCPICSVLRGTKIPGLIHQNSSFIIRHAPEDKKIPGYLYIEPISHREKYSDWDPKEFRDLGETLQFATDWIEKKYSPPKIYTVLVAEKVAHMHFHLVPRYEEIKGPEYIRLALEGLASAPVGIPFPKFE